The window AATCATATGGTCTAGGTTGTTGCAATAGGTTTTGGATTTGAAGTCGGTAACTATTTGTTTAATTGTATAATGAGACTTCGCTTCCAAAAAGACCTATGTTTTGACATTCTTAAATTAAGCATTTACTTCTTTTCAAATGCAAAATTGATGCGTTTTTTGTTAAGTTTAACAATCTACCACCATCAATTTCTATCACTTACATGTAAAATTTGACATGGATAAACATAGACTTGACAATAAATCTCAAATCTCTCACTATTGATTTGAAAACTCACCATCTTGAATCAATAGCAGCAATTTTCTTCATAGTTTCAGAATAATATCTACTTATACTGACCATGTGTATACAATTTAAACTGTGCAGAGGATTCTCTCACCCGTGAATCTGGAAGTAAGGTTCATCATGCAAATATACAAGCTTCTAAGGTGACAAATTCACTCGTATTGAAttgttattaggttttatttaAGCCTAGTTGCTTCTGTCTGAAGGCTACATGATTTTAGTATTATGCTAATCCAACATTCAATTGCCATAATATTGAAACTGCTATAAGTATTCTCTAACATAATAATGGGAATGTGAAATGAGgatatttttttaacattttgagttcattatcaagattctaggttattttttttattgtaagtGATATATCTTTTAACAATAATTTTTGATCCCTATGCAGGCAGTTGCTGATATTATTCGCACCACATTGGGGCCAAGGTCCATGTTGAAGATGCTTCTAGATGCTACTGGAGGTGCTTTACATTTTGAacatatgtgtatgtgtgtgaattTTAGTGAATATAAAGTTGTAATGCTtctttgaatctttgtttttaatAGGAATTGTTGTCACTAATGATGGGAATGCCATTTTGAGGGAACTGGATATTGCTCACCCTGCTGCAAAGGTTTCTACTTTATATATTCATATAAGTTTCCATTGGCTTTTACATATTTATGCTCTTAAATCTTGTTAtctttatttgtttttataaattatacttttttgtttaatttttttcagTCAATGATTGAACTAAGTCGCACACAAGATGAGGAAGTTGGTGATGGAACTACCTCAGTCATTGTTCTTGGTATatctttttcacattttaaacttttttttttattctgtTTAGTTGGTTTATATACTATTTTCACATGTCACTAATTCTTAAAATTTTAATCTTTAGCTGGTGAGATGCTTCATGTGGCTGAAGCTTTCATTGACAAAAAGTATCACCCTACAGTTATCTGCAGAGGtaaaatcttttttttcttttttcttttttaatatccAAACTATTTTGTTAAATCTTTGCCTAAATTACATAACACATGTGAATATGTAACAAACAATACTTTTGCAGCTTACAACAAGGCTCTTGAAGATGCTCTTGCTGTGTTGGACAAAATCTCCATGTCTATTGATGTCAATGATCGTAAgcttaaatcttaattatattatTCTTTCTTGTTATATCTCatttacatacatacatatattatTATCATCATTTCAAATTCAGTTAATCAATTTTCAAATCAAATACTTGTGTCACAGGTTCCATGATGCTAGGTTTAGTGAAGAGTTGCATTGGCACCAAGTTTACAAGTCAATTTGGGGATTTAATTGCAGTAAGTATCATATTTGTAAATTTACAATTTTACATATAATTTCTTTAATCTTTTTTAATCTTATAGGATCTAGCACTAGATGCAACAACAACAGTTGGAGTTGACCTAGGTCAAGGAATAAAAGAAGTGGACATCAAAAAATACATAAAAGTGGAAAAAATCCCTGGTGGACAATTAGAAGATTCCAAAGTGTTGAAAGGTGTAATGTTCAACAAAGACGTTGTTGTCCCtggaaaaatgaaaagaaaaatcaTAAACCCCCGCATCATTTTACTAGATTGCCCTTTGGAATACAAAAAGGGTGAAAACCAAACGAATGCAGAATTAGTCAGAGAAGAAGACTGGGCAGTTCTTCTAAAAATGGAAGAAGAATACATCCAAAATCTTTGTGTTCAAATTTTGAAATTCAAGCCCGATTTGGTCATTACAGAAAAAGGACTTAGTGATTTAGCTTGTCATTATCTAAGCAAAGCTGGAGTGAGTGCTATTAGGAGATTAAGAAAGACAGATAATAATCGGATTGCTAAAGCTTGTGGGGCTGTTATTGTAAATAGACCAGATGAACTTCAAGAATCAGATGTTGGAACTGGAGCTGGACtttttgaagttaaaaaaatTGGGGATGAGTTTTTTGCTTATATTGTTGATTGTAAAGATCCAAAAGCATGTACTGTTCTTCTCAGAGGTGCCAGCAAGGATCTTTTGAATGAAGTTGAACGCAACTTACAGGtacttttttaaaactttttctcAAGTTCTGGAGTAagttacagaaatggtccctgtggtttcgtGAAATTTACAGAtttagtttgagtttggattttctTTCATGGATGGTTCTTGTGGTTTCATTTTCTTTTCTTGCAACCTAAAAAGGATGAGTGagttgtgtttttggtccctgagtGTAGCTGATGTTGGCAACTTTGGTCATTGTTTAAGGTTTTTGTGATGTTTTTGGTCCCTGTTCTATATTTGTGGTACCAAAAGTGAAAAAATAATGTATACTTTGACCAAAATTGCCAAAATGTTACAAAACCTCAAATAAGGACACAGTTGAAAAAGTTAACTATACTcgagggccaaaaatgtaatttactggATTTTTATTCTATATGGTCATTTTGCCTTCGGACCAAATCAGTAAATACAATGTGTTTGGAGGGACCAAAACTGAAAGAAATTGCAATCATGAGGACTGTGTGTAAGAACAATTTAAAATGGACTGAACCTGCGAATTGcaccaaaccacaaggaccatttctgtaaattactttaaatattattactgttaaatttgaccaaattttgatttttttttaaataggatGCTATGTCGGTGGCTAGAAACATCTTGAAGCATCCGAAACTTGTTCCTGGTGGTGGGGCCACTGAGTTGACTGTTTCTGCTACTCTAAAGCAGAAGAGCTCATCCATTGAAGGCATTGAaaaggtaatttttttttatcttatttttattaataaattacattttggtcccaaaaaaGTTCTCTTCCAAATTTCGTACTTATTTTGATGTATCCTATGTGTTTAGTTCTGTGTGTTGTCTAAGTTAATAATTTGTAACTGACCAGTTTACccatggaccaaatttgtaattttctCTTATCCTTTATGTTAACAATTGCAATTTACTCATTTCTttgaatattttgtttttttaatgttGAAACAGTGGCCATATGAAGCTGCAGCTGTAGCATTTGAGGCAATTCCAAGAACATTGGCACAAAACTGTGGTGTGAATGTCATTAGAACCATGACTGCTCTTCAAGGAAAAGTAAGCTACTTTTTTATTATTCaccttattttatttttcttttttcttaaatTTATTTTTCTCAACAGCATGCAAATGGTGAGAATGCATGGACTGGGATCGATGGGAATTCGGGTCAAATTGCTGACATGAAAGAACTAAAGGTGCACATCACATCACATCAATCactatattttatgttttttattattacgaTTATATTTTTAGTGGTACTAATTTTTTGAATGTTTTAGATTTGGGATGCGTATAATGTGAAGGCACAAACGTTTAAGACGTCCATTGAAGCAGCATGTATGCTTTTGAGAATCGATGATATTGTGAGTGGAATAAAGAAGAGGCAAGCACCTGGTGCAAGTCAACCATCAAAACCCACTATTGAAACAGAAGGTGATGCTGACAATGAGGGTATGATTCCCGAGTGAACAAGTAACTGAAAAAAAACATTAATCTAGTTTTGTTTTTTTTGGAAAGATTTTCCATCGGAgtttgttatgtgtttttattttattgttctacTTGAATATCAAAATTTTGGTTACTTTTGGGGTGCTATGATATGATgtgatttgttttgaattttttgaGTTTTGACCATATTCAGCGAGTTCATATTCATAAAGATTGAACAATCTATCGGCTTCCAAAAAAACAGATGAGCATTTTCCCGAACCGATTTTGTGAGAAAACCTTTGGGTGATGAACATAAATAAGGAAGAaggaaataataataaatatataaaggtTGAAATAGATGGAAGTGAACGTTTTTAAACCCTTCGGAGAGTAAGAGAATGATCAAATTACC of the Lactuca sativa cultivar Salinas chromosome 6, Lsat_Salinas_v11, whole genome shotgun sequence genome contains:
- the LOC111887446 gene encoding T-complex protein 1 subunit gamma — encoded protein: MQSPVLVLKDSLTRESGSKVHHANIQASKAVADIIRTTLGPRSMLKMLLDATGGIVVTNDGNAILRELDIAHPAAKSMIELSRTQDEEVGDGTTSVIVLAGEMLHVAEAFIDKKYHPTVICRAYNKALEDALAVLDKISMSIDVNDRSMMLGLVKSCIGTKFTSQFGDLIADLALDATTTVGVDLGQGIKEVDIKKYIKVEKIPGGQLEDSKVLKGVMFNKDVVVPGKMKRKIINPRIILLDCPLEYKKGENQTNAELVREEDWAVLLKMEEEYIQNLCVQILKFKPDLVITEKGLSDLACHYLSKAGVSAIRRLRKTDNNRIAKACGAVIVNRPDELQESDVGTGAGLFEVKKIGDEFFAYIVDCKDPKACTVLLRGASKDLLNEVERNLQDAMSVARNILKHPKLVPGGGATELTVSATLKQKSSSIEGIEKWPYEAAAVAFEAIPRTLAQNCGVNVIRTMTALQGKHANGENAWTGIDGNSGQIADMKELKIWDAYNVKAQTFKTSIEAACMLLRIDDIVSGIKKRQAPGASQPSKPTIETEGDADNEGMIPE